Proteins from a single region of Artemia franciscana chromosome 20, ASM3288406v1, whole genome shotgun sequence:
- the LOC136040258 gene encoding NADH dehydrogenase [ubiquinone] 1 beta subcomplex subunit 2, mitochondrial-like: MFQRIFKAQTFSVIRKQCISTSQPKFGGRAGYVYRESTPTISSQTQNLTEALGAVFWWWVLYNLWKDPGHVFGEFDIPDPAKWTDEELGVSNIE, translated from the exons atgtttcaaagaattttcaaaGCTCAAACATTTTCTGTCATTAGAAAACAGTGCATTTCAACATCACAACCTAAATTTGGAGGAAGGGCAGG TTATGTCTACAGAGAAAGTACACCAACAATATCAAGTCAAACACAAAATTTGACTGAGGCCCTAGGAGCTGTATTTTGGTGGTGGGTCTTATACAACCTGTGGAAGGACCCAGGACATGTTTtt GGCGAATTTGATATACCAGATCCTGCAAAATGGACAGACGAAGAGTTAGGTGTATCAAATATTGAATAA